The sequence below is a genomic window from Qipengyuania flava.
GACGGACGCAGCGCTGCCAATATCCGGTTCGATGGCACGCCTGCCGAAGAGCTTGTCGGCGCAGCCGATGCGATGGACGCGATACTTGCGAAGGCCGTTATCGTGCAGTGCGCCGAAGCGGTTGGCGCCATGGGCGCGCTGGTTTCGATCACGGCCGACTACGCGATGACGCGCAAGCAGTTCGGCGTGCCGATCGCCACCTTCCAGGCCGTCGCGCACCGCCTGGCGGACATGAAGATCGCCTACACGAAGGCGCGCGCCACGCTGATCTATACAACCGCGCTGGCGGAATCGGGGCAGGCAGGCCCGCGCGACCTGGCGATCCTGAAGGGCCAGACCGGCAAGCTTGGCAAGGCGGTGGGCGAAGCCGCCATCCAGACGCACGGAGGGGTTGGCATGACCGACGAGCTGAGCGTCAGCCACTACCACAAGCGCCTGCTCGCCTGCGACGCGCAGTTCGGCGATCATTCCTACCACCTGCGCCGCGTCGGCCAGGGCTGACGCGGCAACCGGCGGCTAGAACGAGTACTTCGCCGAGACCTGTACCTTCTGGAGATTGCCCGAAAGGCCGTTCTCCAGGATGCGCTTGGCGTACATGTACTCGATCCCGATATCGACCGGACGCACCGGCGAGTAGATCAGGTTTGCAAACACGTTCCAGCTTTCATCCGTCACGCCGCCGGTCGTGAGCGCGACCGGGTTGTCGGCCTTGAAATAGGAGCCGGCCAGCGTCGAGCGGAACTGGTCCGACCAGATGTGACGGAATGCGGCAAAGCCCGAATAGGTGAATATCGGATCGAGATTACCGCTCGCATCGAGCGCGGCATCGTTGACAATGTTGAGCCCGATGTAGCGCCCGAGCCCGTCGCCCACCGTGCCCATGAAACGGAAGTCGTCACGCTCGGATACGGCAATCTTGCCGGACAGGCTGAGGCCATAGCCGAAGGCGCTGTCGTTGCCGGTGCCGAAATCATTGTCGGTGATGCGCAGCGTCCGGAAGATGCCGGCGGCGGTCACGCTGCCCCAGTCACCCGACCAGTTGTAGCGGGCCACGAAGTCGGGGACCGTATCGTCGCCGCCGAGGACGCGCGCCCCGGTCGGCGTGGTTACAGTGGTTTCGGGCTGCTCGGCGGCCAGCATCAGCCCGTCCTTGGTATAGCGGATCATCGGCTGGCGCACGAAAACCGTGCCGGGCGTCGTGCCGATGAAGTCCAGGCTGTCGGGCAGCGCGCCGACGTTCTGGAAGGTCGACCAGGCCTGCCCGAACAGCCAGTTGTCATAGGTGATGAAGGCCTGCCTCAGGCGCGGCTGGTAGCTGTTGGAAATCCGCTCGTCGCCGTTCGGCGTGACCATGAAGTCAAGCTCGATCTGCGAATTAAGCGTATGCTCGGCGCCGACATCGGTTGCGGTCTTGAAGATCAGGCGCGACTGGCGCGCGTTGAAATCGGTGTCCCAGGCCGAGGCCTGTCCGCCGACAGGAATGGCGCCGGGAATGAGGAAGTCGCGCACGATGCTGCCGCCTGCGACCTGCCCACCACTGGTCCGCTGCGAGATTGCGTCAAACTTGACGTAGCCGGCGTAGGAGATCGTGGTGTTGCCGACCCGGAAGCCCTTGTCTTCCTGCTTCTTGGGCTCGTCGATCTGTGCGGCCAATTCGGCCTGACGCGTTTGCAGCGCGCGGGTTTCGGCCAGCGCCTGCTGCGTCGCGGCGAGCGTTTCGGCCTGCTGCGAGTCCATTTGCCCTTGCTGCGCGTCCATCCGGTCGACCAGCTGCATGACCAGCGCTTCGAGCCGGTCGAGCCGCTCCTCGACCGTCCCGTCCTGCGCCGATGCCGGTGCTGCGGCAAGGCAGGTGCCTGCCAGAAGCAGGACCTTCGCCGTCCGCTTTGCTGCTCGTTGTGCCATTCCAACCTCCCTCGTCGTCCTTTTCCCGGGAGTATGCGTGGCAAGCGCCGGCCTTGGGTATGGGCGGATGGTCGTAAGACCTTGGTCTGAAAGCGCGGACGGGGGTCGCCCTGCTATCTGGAGTCGCGAAAGGGAGACGACCCATGATCAGCACCGTCCAGCGCATCGACACGGCCCGCGAGACCCATTGCACGCCGGAAATCTACGCGAAGCTCTACCAGCGTTCGGTCGAGGATCCCGACGGCTTTTGGCTCGACCAGGCGGGGCGGCTCGACTGGGTATCCGCGCCGAGCAAAGGTGGCGAGTGGTCCTATGATCCGGTCGATATCGCCTGGTTTGCCGATGGTACACTCAACCTGTGCCACAACGCGGTGGACCGCCATGTCGAGGCCGGACGCGGGGATGCGACCGCGCTGATCTTCGAGCCCGACGATCCGGCCAGCGCGGGGCGCAGCCTGACCTACGCCGAGCTCCAGACCGAGGTCGTCCAGATGGCGAACGCCTTGAAGGCCATCGGTGTCCGCAAGGGCGACCGGGTAACGATCTACATGCCGATGATCGTCGAAGGCGTGCTCGCAATGCTGGCCTGCGCGCGACTTGGCGCGATCCATTCTGTCGTCTTCGGCGGCTTCTCACCCGAGGCGCTTGCGGGGCGTATCGAAGGGTGTGCGAGCCGCTTCGTGGTCACCGCCGACGAGGGGCTTCGCGGGAGCAAGCGGGTGCCGCTCAAGGCCAATGTCGACGCCGCGCTCGCCGAGCCCGACCACGAGACGCCGATCAAGGGGATGCTGGTGGTACGTCACACCGGTACCGACGTCGCAATGACCGAGGGACGCGATCACTGGTACCACGAGGTCGCCAGCGATGCGGATTGCCCGTGCGAGACGATGCAGGCGGAAGATCCGCTGTTCATCCTTTACACCAGCGGATCGACCGGCAAGCCGAAGGGCGTCGTGCACACGACCGGCGGCTATGGCGTGTGGACGGCGACCACGTTCTCCTATGTCTTCGATTATCGCGAAGGCGAGGTGTTTTGGTGCACCGCCGACATCGGATGGATTACCGGGCACAGCTACATCGCTTACGGTCCGCTTTTGAACGGAGCGACGCAGGTCATCTTCGAGGGCGTTCCCAATTATCCCGACCATGGCCGCTTCTGGGATGTTGTCGCCAAGCACAAGGTCAACATCCTCTACACCGCGCCCACGGCCATCCGCGCGCTGATGCGCGAGGGCGATGATTTCGTCACCGGGCACGATCGCTCGTCGCTGCGCCTGCTCGGCACGGTCGGCGAGCCGATCAACCCGGAAGCCTGGCGCTGGTATTTCGAAGTCGTGGGCGAAAAGCGGTGCCCGATCGTCGACACCTGGTGGCAGACCGAGACGGGCGGGGTGATGATCACCACGCTTCCTTCCGCCCACGACATGAAGCCCGGCAGTGCCGGCATGCCCTTCTTCGGGATCCGCCCTCAATTGGTCGATAACGAGGGCGCGGTTCTCGACGGAGCGACCGAGGGGAACCTGTGCATCACGCATAGCTGGCCCGGCCAGGCGCGCACGGTTTACGGCGACCACGAGCGCTTCGAGCAGACCTATTTCAGCACCTACCAGGGCAAGTACTTCACCGGAGATGGCTGCCGCCGCGACGAGGACGGCTACTACTGGATTACGGGCCGGGTTGACGATGTCATCAACGTCTCCGGCCACCGGATGGGAACGGCCGAGGTCGAAAGCGCGCTGGTCAGCCATGCGATTGTCGCGGAGGCGGCCGTGGTCGGCTATCCGCACGATATCAAGGGCCAGGGCATCTACTGCTATGTGACGCTGAACGCCGGAGAAGAGGGATCGGACGAGCTGTACACGGCTCTGCGAAACCATGTCCGCCAGGAGATCGGGCCGATCGCCTCGCCCGACCATATCCAGTTCACCGACGGCCTGCCCAAGACCCGTTCGGGCAAGATCATGCGCCGCATCCTGCGCAAGATCGCGGAGAACGACTATGGCTCATTGGGCGATACTTCGACGCTTGCCGATCCAAGCCTGGTTGATCGGTTGATCGAAGGACGGCAGAACCGTTGACGATATGGCCGAGCGCATTATCATCGCCGACGACCACCCGCTCTTCCGCACGGCGCTGAGCCACGCGGTCGGCAAGGTGTGGCCGGATGCCGAGATTGTCGAAGCATCCAGCGCCGCCGAGGCGAGGGCCGAAGTCAAACGCGGCGCCGAGGCGCTGCTGCTCGATCTGCATATGGAGGATTCGCACGGTCTCAGCGCGCTAATGGACTTCCGCCAGGATTTCCCGGCGTTGCCGGTCGCCATCGTGTCGGCAAGCGAGGAGCCGCGTGTCTACGATGCGGCCAGCCAGCTAGGCGCGGCGGCCTTCATACCGAAGTCTGCCAGCCTCGAGCTTATGCGCGAGGCGCTCGCCTGCGTGCGCGAAGGAGACGGCTGGTTTCCCGAGAGCGACGGCACCACCGATGACGATCTCGCGCGGATCGCAAGCCTGACGCCTGCCCAGCGCCGCATTCTGGGTCAGTTGAGCGAAGGCCTGCTCAACAAGCAGGTCGCCTACGAGCTCGACATCAGCGAGGCGACCGTGAAGGCGCATATCACGGCGATCTTCCGCAAACTTGGCGTAGTGAACCGCACGCAGGCGGTGTTGCTGGCCGGAAAGCTCGACGTCGCTCAGGACGTGGCGGACCCCGCAGCGGGCTGATCCGCTGCAGCGCTGCGCGCCACGCAATCGGAAATGAGTGCGCGCAGCGCTGCCGGGGACGAGGGTTTGAGCAAGCGGTTCGCGCCCATGCGCGCTGCCGCCTTCTCGGTTTCCTCTCCTGCTTCGGCCGTCAGGAGCAGCGCCGGAGGACGGGTGCCCCAGGCCTCGCACAACGCTTCGTAAACGCCGTCGCCGCGCTCCTCCCCGTCGAGCCGGAAATCCATGATTGCAACATCGGGCGGTGTGCCGGTGCGCGCCAGCGCTTCGGCAAGGCTCGCCGCGCAGGTCACGTCGAGGCCCCATTTTTCGAGCAGCACCCGCGTCGCGGTGAGCGCGGCCGGGTCGTTGTCGACCACCAGGATGCGCGCGTTCTCGATGCTCGAAGCGCGGCGTTGCCGAGTGGGGACCGGCTGCGCCCGCGCGCCCCAGCGAAGCACGGGGAGGTGAACGGAAAAGCGGCTGCCACGGCCCAGGATCGATCGCGTGACGACCTCCACCCCCAAAAGCGCGGTGATACGCCGCACGATCGCAAGACCCAGACCCAGGCCCTCGCGGTCACTGGTCTGGCCGCGCTGGAACTCGCCGAACAGCCGCTCGATCTCGTCCTCGGCGATGCCCGGTCCGGTGTCGAACACGCACAGCTCGATCTCGGCGCCCGCGCGGCGCACACCGAGCAACACGCCGCCGCTTTCCGTGTAGCGGATGGCGTTGCTGACGAGATTGCGCACGACACTGGCGAGCATGGCGCGGTCGGTGCGGATCCACACGCTGGTGTGCACGCGCCGCAGCGCCAGTCCCTTCTGTTCGGCCTGCACCGCAAATTCGCGCATGATCTCGTCGAATATCTCGTCGAGGGCGACTGGTTCGGGCCGCGGTTCGATTCCACCTCCGTCAAGCTTCGAGATGTCGAGCAAGGCGCGGATCAGCCGGTCCGCCGAAGTGATCGAGCCGTCGAGATCGTGCACCAGGCGCTCGAGCGGCTCCCGACCGCTCACTTCCTCGCCGAGCGCGGAGGCAAACAGGCGCG
It includes:
- a CDS encoding response regulator transcription factor, with amino-acid sequence MAERIIIADDHPLFRTALSHAVGKVWPDAEIVEASSAAEARAEVKRGAEALLLDLHMEDSHGLSALMDFRQDFPALPVAIVSASEEPRVYDAASQLGAAAFIPKSASLELMREALACVREGDGWFPESDGTTDDDLARIASLTPAQRRILGQLSEGLLNKQVAYELDISEATVKAHITAIFRKLGVVNRTQAVLLAGKLDVAQDVADPAAG
- a CDS encoding DcaP family trimeric outer membrane transporter encodes the protein MAQRAAKRTAKVLLLAGTCLAAAPASAQDGTVEERLDRLEALVMQLVDRMDAQQGQMDSQQAETLAATQQALAETRALQTRQAELAAQIDEPKKQEDKGFRVGNTTISYAGYVKFDAISQRTSGGQVAGGSIVRDFLIPGAIPVGGQASAWDTDFNARQSRLIFKTATDVGAEHTLNSQIELDFMVTPNGDERISNSYQPRLRQAFITYDNWLFGQAWSTFQNVGALPDSLDFIGTTPGTVFVRQPMIRYTKDGLMLAAEQPETTVTTPTGARVLGGDDTVPDFVARYNWSGDWGSVTAAGIFRTLRITDNDFGTGNDSAFGYGLSLSGKIAVSERDDFRFMGTVGDGLGRYIGLNIVNDAALDASGNLDPIFTYSGFAAFRHIWSDQFRSTLAGSYFKADNPVALTTGGVTDESWNVFANLIYSPVRPVDIGIEYMYAKRILENGLSGNLQKVQVSAKYSF
- the acs gene encoding acetate--CoA ligase; the protein is MISTVQRIDTARETHCTPEIYAKLYQRSVEDPDGFWLDQAGRLDWVSAPSKGGEWSYDPVDIAWFADGTLNLCHNAVDRHVEAGRGDATALIFEPDDPASAGRSLTYAELQTEVVQMANALKAIGVRKGDRVTIYMPMIVEGVLAMLACARLGAIHSVVFGGFSPEALAGRIEGCASRFVVTADEGLRGSKRVPLKANVDAALAEPDHETPIKGMLVVRHTGTDVAMTEGRDHWYHEVASDADCPCETMQAEDPLFILYTSGSTGKPKGVVHTTGGYGVWTATTFSYVFDYREGEVFWCTADIGWITGHSYIAYGPLLNGATQVIFEGVPNYPDHGRFWDVVAKHKVNILYTAPTAIRALMREGDDFVTGHDRSSLRLLGTVGEPINPEAWRWYFEVVGEKRCPIVDTWWQTETGGVMITTLPSAHDMKPGSAGMPFFGIRPQLVDNEGAVLDGATEGNLCITHSWPGQARTVYGDHERFEQTYFSTYQGKYFTGDGCRRDEDGYYWITGRVDDVINVSGHRMGTAEVESALVSHAIVAEAAVVGYPHDIKGQGIYCYVTLNAGEEGSDELYTALRNHVRQEIGPIASPDHIQFTDGLPKTRSGKIMRRILRKIAENDYGSLGDTSTLADPSLVDRLIEGRQNR